One window from the genome of Podospora pseudocomata strain CBS 415.72m chromosome 6, whole genome shotgun sequence encodes:
- a CDS encoding ATP-dependent DNA helicase II subunit 1 (BUSCO:EOG092617RY; EggNog:ENOG503NW54; COG:L): MGMAWGDYEERRYGGEEEDELDENDYKTQKDAVLFAIDVSASMLEPPPSSDDRKSDKDSAVVAALKCAHQFMQQRIIAQPKDMMGILLFGTEKSKFRDETGSRSGSGYPHCYLFTELDVPGAEDVKKLRDLVEEGEDADEVLVPSKEPVLMSNVLFCANQIFTTNAANFGSRRLFIITDNENPHGNDKQAKSSAAVRAKDLYDLGVTIELFPVSRAKKPFDLSKFYDDIVYRSSVEEGDNSEEVKTSRSGDGLTLLNSLISNINLKQTPKRSYFSRMPFELAPGLTITVKGYMPLHQQKPARTCYVWLGGEQAQLAQSETTKVDSEARTVEKSEIKKAYKFGGEYIYFTPEEAKSLKELDTKVLRIIGFKPLANIPMWASVKKSTFIFPSEDGYVGSTRVFSALWQKLLTSKKVGIAWFVARKNANPIMVAVIPSGSLNDEDEDSTAPYLPAGLWLYPLPFADDIRSVEIKTSTKPADELTDKMREIIQNLQLPKATYNPLKYPNPALQWHYKILQAMALEEDVPDALDDLTVPKYRQIDKRVGAYMAEWKQELADKAKEFMQLRATKRELEEDDAEERPRLAKRPKAAAGSASSGGQMSNAELKAAWENDTLKKLTVAVLKDILTSKGISTTGKKVDLLERLEQWIEEHT; the protein is encoded by the exons ATGGGAATGGCCTGGGGAGACTATGAGGAGCGCCGCTATgggggcgaagaggaggatgagttgGATGAGAAT GACTACAAAACTCAAAAAGATGCCGTACTGTTCGCCATTGACGTGAGCGCGTCCATGTTGGAGCCACCTCCGAGTAGCGACGACAGGAAGTCCGATAAGGATTCCGCCGTGGTTGCCGCCCTGAAATGCGCCCATCAATTTATGCAACAGCGTATCATTGCCCAACCAAAAGATATGATGGGTATCCTGCTGTTTGGGACTGAAAAGTCCAAATTCCGCGACGAGACTGGTAGTCGGAGTGGCTCTGGCTATCCTCACTGCTACCTCTTCACTGAGCTCGATGTCCCAGGAGCGGAGGATGTCAAGAAATTGAGAGATTTGgtagaggagggagaggatgccgATGAGGTGCTCGTTCCATCCAAGGAACCGGTACTCATGTCGAATGTGCTCTTTTGTGCCAACCAGATTTTCACGACCAATGCTGCCAACTTCGGCTCGCGAAGACTGTTCATCATCACAGACAATGAGAATCCACACGGGAACGACAAACAGGCCAAGTCATCGGCAGCTGTTCGTGCCAAGGATCTCTATGATCTTGGTGTGACGATTGAACTATTCCCTGTCAGCCGGGCGAAGAAGCCCTTCGACCTCTCAAAATTCTACGAT GATATCGTCTACCGCAGTTCGGTCGAGGAAGGGGACAACTCTGAAGAAGTCAAAACATCAAGATCGGGCGATGGCCTGACTCTTCTCAACTCCTTGATCTCCAATATCAACTTAAAACAAACACCAAAGCGATCTTATTTCTCCAGGATGCCCTTTGAGCTTGCTCCAGGTCTTACGATCACAGTCAAGGGGTACATGCCACTCCACCAGCAAAAGCCCGCCCGCACCTGCTATGTGTGGCTTGGTGGAGAACAAGCCCAACTAGCTCAATCTGAAACTACCAAGGTTGATTCCGAGGCGAGAACCGTTGAAAAGAGCGAAATCAAAAAGGCCTACAAGTTTGGCGGCGAGTACATTTACTTCACCCCCGAGGAAGCAAAGTCCTTGAAGGAACTCGACACCAAAGTTCTCCGCATCATCGGCTTCAAGCCACTGGCCAACATCCCAATGTGGGCCTCAGTCAAGAAGTCAACATTCATTTTCCCAAGCGAGGACGGTTACGTCGGTTCAACCCGTGTATTTTCGGCTCTTTGGCAGAAGCTATTGACTTCCAAGAAGGTCGGGATTGCATGGTTCGTTGCTCGAAAGAATGCCAATCCTATCATGGTGGCTGTCATTCCGTCGGGAAGCCTcaacgacgaggacgaggattcAACCGCACCATATCTCCCTGCAGGGCTCTGGCTTTATCCCTTGCCCTTTGCAGACGATATCAGAAGCGTTGAAATcaaaacctccaccaaacctGCGGATGAGTTGACAGACAAGATGAGAGAAATCATTCAGAACCTTCAACTGCCCAAGGCCACATACAACCCTCTCAAATACCCAAACCCTGCTTTGCAGTGGCACTACAAGATTCTCCAGGCCATGGCACTTGAAGAGGATGTTCCAGATGCTTTGGATGACTTGACTGTGCCAAAATACAGGCAAATTGACAAGCGGGTAGGTGCGTATATGGCCGAGTGGAAACAAGAGTTGGCGGACAAGGCGAAAGAGTTTATGCAACTCCGAGCCACTAAACGCGAACTCGAAGAAGACGATGCGGAAGAAAGACCACGACTGGCTAAGCGGCCAAAGGCCGCAGCAGGCAGTGCTAGTTCTGGTGGTCAAATGAGCAACGCAGAGCTCAAAGCTGCCTGGGAGAACGACACATTGAAGAAGCTCACGGTGGCTGTACTCAAGGATATCTTGACAAGCAAAGGAATCAGCACAACTGGAAAGAAGGTTGATTTGTTGGAGAGACTCGAGCAATGGATCGAGGAGCATACGTGA
- the HEM15 gene encoding ferrochelatase hem15 (EggNog:ENOG503NUJ0; BUSCO:EOG09262BHE; COG:H), protein MAFRLPAAALRPLRSSVLLKPAAQQTRWLATPTPFPVTQNMTSSRGPTAMVFLNMGGPSTTDEVGDFLSRLFADADLIPLGRLQNYLGPLISKRRTPKIQKQYAAIGGGSPIRKWSELQCAEMCKLLDQISPETAPHKPYVAFRYANPLTEHMYRQLLADGFGNGKGGRAVAFTQYPQYSCSTTGSSLNELWKWRQRLEGKAGPLDDGSDGTIKWSVIDRWPVHPGLVEAFAQNIEAKLQEYPPERRDKVVLLFSAHSLPMTVVNRGDPYPAEVGATVHAVMQRLGHVNPYRLCWQSQVGPQPWLGPQTQMSVEEYIAKGQKDLVLIPIAFTSDHIETLYELDEEVIGESGHKDTVKRVESLNDSPVFIKALADLAKTHLDSGIATSPQMSLRCPGCKSDRCHESKKFFAAQELA, encoded by the exons ATGGCCTTCCGACTCCCGGCTGCCGCTTTGCGCCCTCTGCGATCTTCAGTCCTCCTTAAGCCTGCTGCGCAACAAACACGATGGCTTGCGACACCGACACCGTTCCCAGTAACACAGAACATGACCAGCTCTCGGGGGCCGACAGCCATGGTCTTCCTGAATATGGGCGGCCCCTCCACAACGGATGAAGTTGGCGATTTCCTCAGTAGATTATTT GCCGATGCTGATCTCATTCCTCTTGGCCGCCTGCAAAACTACCTCGGTCCCCTCATCTCGAAGCGTCGTACCCCCAAAATCCAGAAGCAATACGCTGCCATCGGTGGCGGTTCGCCCATTCGCAAATGGTCTGAGCTCCAATGCGCGGAGATGTGCAAGCTACTCGACCAGATCTCCCCTGAGACTGCCCCTCATAAGCCCTACGTCGCCTTCCGCTACGCCAACCCCCTGACCGAGCATATGTACCGGCAATTATTGGCGGATGGTTTTGGTAATGGAAAAGGAGGTCGCGCCGTTGCTTTTACACAATACCCGCAGTATTCCTGTTCGACAACGGGAAGCAGTCTGAACGAGCTTTGGAAGTGGAGGCAGAGGTTGGAGGGTAAGGCCGGGCCGCTGGACGACGGGAGCGATGGGACTATCAAGTGGAGTGTGATTGATCGATGGCCGGTCCACCCTGGATTGGTCGAGGCTTTTGCGCAAAACATTGAGGCAAAGTTGCAGGAGTATCCTCCCGAGAGGAGGGACAAGGTTGTCTTGCTGTTTTCTGCGCACAGCTTGCCTATGACGGTCGTGAATAGGG GCGATCCCTATCCTGCCGAAGTTGGTGCGACAGTCCACGCTGTCATGCAGAGACTAGGCCATGTCAATCCTTACAGACTATGCTGGCAATCTCAGGTTGGCCCTCAGCCATGGCTCGGCCCGCAAACCCAGATGTCAGTTGAAGAGTACATTGCCAAGGGTCAGAAAGACTTGGTCTTGATTCCCATTGCCTTCACCTCGGATCACATCGAGACTCTCTACGAGCTCGATGAGGAGGTAATTGGCGAGTCGGGCCACAAAGACACCGTCAAGCGTGTTGAGAGTTTGAACGACAGCCCTGTGTTTATCAAGGCTTTGGCCGACTTGGCCAAGACCCATCTGGACAGCGGGATTGCGACTTCACCACAGATGAGTTTGAGGTGTCCTGGCTGCAAGAGCGACAGATGTCACGAGTCGAAGAAGTTTTTTGCCGCACAGGAGCTGGCATAA
- a CDS encoding hypothetical protein (EggNog:ENOG503NYNP; COG:S), with translation MSTHNMARDETIADVGTDSTESTRLLADRDETSNSERRQDEGEAWVGYADFEGLPWWRRPTVWFLLVPYALFTLAFGGTVVPKLNLILELVCKRYFADRSARDPDFTFTPVVPGEDNDQCFIPEVQRSVATFMMVLNVLTGLLSALTAPKLGSLSDRYGRKLMLTVCALGGIMNEIITILAAKFPETIHYNWLILGALFDGLTGSFTAGSVLIHSYTSDCTPPSKRGVAIGYLHSCLFMGLAFGPLLAGYFAEWTGSLLSIFYVTLGCHIFWVFSMLFITPESLSKKRQLLAREKYEIEKAARRPPTVATRVGEFGMRAMLGQQINGVVYMMKSQNPFAPLKILFPKGAHNARLRRNFLILAFLDMVLLGAAMSGGTVIILYTEYMFGWRNLESSRFVSLVSMVRVVVLLGIFPVINYVFRTRKAARLRRESTAPIVEKNNGADEFDIWILRSAILSDVVGVIGYAVVRDPAIFVGCAIITAFGGLGSATIQAALSKHVPAERVGQLLGGIGLLHSLARIGAPVLFNGIYAATVSSYPQAFFVVLAGLFSATFIASLMLKPGVYMTEDDAEPVEIVATPGERDALEDDELLPRVS, from the exons ATGAGCACTCACAACATGGCGCGCGATGAGACAATAGCCGATGTCGGCACCGACTCGACCGAGTCGACAAGATTGCTAGCGGACAGAGATGAAACCAGCAACAGCGAAAGACgacaagatgaaggagaggcCTGGGTGGGTTACGCAGACTTTGAGGGTTTGccttggtggaggagaccGACAGTTTGGTTCCTCTTGGTACCATATGCGCTTTTTACCCTGGCATTTGGAGGGACGGTGGTGCCAAAGCTGAATTT GATTCTCGAGCTGGTATGCAAACGCTACTTTGCCGACCGCTCCGCCCGCGACCCAGATTTCACCTTCACTCCGGTTGTTCCTGGCGAAGACAACGACCAATGCTTCATCCCTGAAGTTCAGCGGTCTGTCGCAACCTTTATGATGGTTCTCAATGTTTTGACTGGATTACTCAGCGCCTTGACGGCGCCGAAGTTGGGGTCGTTGTCGGATCGTTATGGCAGGAAACTCATGCTGACGGTTTGCGCGCTGGGTGGGATCATGAATGAGATTATTACCATCCTGGCGGCCAAGTTCCCGGAAACGATTCATTACAACTGGCTGATCTTGGGCGCGTTGTTTGATGGGCTTACGGGGTCTTTTACGGCGGGCAGTGTGCTGATTCATTCGTACACGAGCGACTGCACGCCCCCTTCGAAGCGCGGTGTGGCGATAGGGTACCTACACTCGTGCTTATTCATGGGGCTGGCGTTCGGACCGCTGTTGGCGGGGTATTTCGCTGAGTGGACGGGGTCGCTGTTGTCGATCTTTTATGTGACGCTGGGATGTCATATTTTCTGGGTGTTTTCCATGTTGTTTATCACCCCAGAATCGCTGTCAAAGAAGAGACAATTgctggcgagggagaagtaCGAGATTGAAAAGGCCGCGAGACGGCCACCGACTGTTGCGACAAGGGTTGGGGAGTTCGGGATGAGGGCGATGCTTGGACAGCAGATCAATGGGGTTGTGTACATGATGAAGAGCCAGAACCCGTTTGCGCCACTCAAGATTCTGTTTCCCAAGGGAGCGCACAAtgcgaggttgaggaggaattTCTTGATCCTGGCGTTTTTGGACATGGTGCTGCTCGGGGCTGCCATGAGTGGCGGGACGGTTATAATATTGTACACCGAGTACATGTTTGGATGGCGCAACTTGGAGAGTTCGAGGTTTGTCTCGCTTGTGTCGATGGTCAGGGTTGTGGTTTTGCTTGGTATTTTCCCGGTTATCAACTATGTGTTCCGGACGAGAAAGGCTGCTCGCTTGAGGCGGGAATCGACTGCGCCGATTGTGGAGAAGAATAACGGGGCGGACGAGTTCGATATCTGGATTTTGAGAAGCGCGATTCTGTCGGACGTGGTGGGAGTGATCGGGTATGCTGTTGTCCGGGATCCAGCGATTTTTGTTGGATGCGCCATCATCACGGCGTTTGGTGGCCTCGGTTCAGCTACTATTCAAGCTGCACTCAGCAAACATGTGCCCGCTGAGCGTGTTGGTCAGCTTCTTGGAGGCATAGGATTGCTTCACTCGCTGGCGAGAATTGGTGCGCCGGTTCTGTTTAACGGGATCTATGCCGCAACGGTGTCGTCGTATCCGCAGGCGTTCtttgtggtgctggctgggctgTTCAGTGCTACGTTTATCGCATCGCTTATGCTGAAACCTGGAG TGTACATGAccgaggatgatgctgaGCCAGTCGAGATTGTGGCTACCCCTGGTGAGCGGGATGcgctggaggatgatgagctccTTCCGAGAGTCTCTTGA
- the HNT2 gene encoding Dinucleoside triphosphate hydrolase (COG:F; EggNog:ENOG503P449): MLSSRASKNIPATAAAAFASPKTTYPTTTTTTTTTWTTTTTTNSHHFSNPTTLPLKKNPLPQNVHHPSKSSPPPTNITFGPYPIPHSQIFLLTPLTFALVNLKPLLPGHVLVCPIHPHKRLTSLSQEELLDLWSTVQKVQVMLARHYFPSPGAPEQGSFNIAVQDGQEAGQTVPHVHVHVIPRIRGVTEKGGDGAGDELYERMAGEEGNVGGALWDKVNGCGGERPVGRGKFDRIEDAERMAREAGDMQSEAEVYKRVLEEMERDEVRDYGIENENGEKMADDVVAGEEVKSRQRGVVGFGEYLILEIKKNLGLAKQEVEALNKGLDNGYVRKPMSEFAGWYDWLSRKGEAAIEDEEPPDVGKLFEGDKRAMKALDRFDGFDDDRGPGGWEDYQVDYEFMALYDQKYDQWKGKRRKQRREARKRRAAGWETFISSKPAHEPFFDEDENFSLGHGSDVDGSGKDKTVLIRILNEKKGVSANWHVNFGALTVDEDVQRRFLIGVARAERQRKLAFVRLPIKGDDLGGWLAAKGVNGGKGGKIAK; this comes from the exons ATGCTCTCCTCACGAGCATCAAA GAACATtcccgcaacagcagcagcggcgtTTGCTTCACCAAAAACGACctaccccaccaccaccaccaccaccaccaccacttggACAACCACAACGACGACCAACTCTCACCACTTTTccaatcccaccaccctccctctcaagaaaaatcccctccctcaaaatgtccaccacccctcaaaatcctccccccctcccaccaacatAACCTTCGGACCCTATCCCATCCCCCATTCCCaaatcttcctcctcacccccctcacctttGCCCTCGTCAACCTAAAGCCTCTTTTGCCAGGCCACGTCTTGGTGTGCCCTATCCACCCACACAAACGCCTCACCTCTTTGTCTCAGGAAGAACTCCTCGACCTGTGGTCCACCGTCCAAAAAGTCCAGGTCATGCTCGCTAGGCATTACTTCCCTTCCCCTGGCGCCCCGGAGCAAGGGAGTTTTAACATTGCTGTTCAGGACGGGCAGGAGGCAGGGCAGACGGTGCCGCATGTGCATGTGCACGTTATTCCGAGGATCAGAGGTGTGacggagaaggggggggatggggcgggggatgagCTTTATGAGAGgatggctggggaggaggggaatgtaGGGGGTGCGTTGTGGGATAAAGTGAATGGttgtgggggggagaggccggtggggaggggaaagttCGATCGGATTGAGGAtgcggagaggatggcgagggaggcgggggataTGCAGAGTGAGGCGGAGGTGTATAAgcgggtgttggaggagatggagagggatgaGGTTAGAGATTATGGGATAGAGAATGAAAATGGGGAAAAGATGGCTGACGATGTGGTAGCAGGTGAAGAAGTAAAGTCACGGCagcggggggtggtgggcttTGGAGAGTATTTGATCTTGGAAATCAAAAAGAATCTCGGGTTGGCCAAGCAAGAGGTGGAGGCGTTGAATAAAGGGTTGGATAATGGCTATGTTCGCAAGCCGATGAGTGAATTTGCTGGATGGTATGATTGGttgtcgaggaagggggaagcggcaattgaggatgaggaaccACCAGACGTTGGAAAGCTATTCGAGGGTGATAAAAGAGCGATGAAGGCTTTGGACCGGTTTGATGGTTTTGACGACGACAGGGGACCAGGTGGTTGGGAAGACTATCAAGTGGACTACGAGTTTATGGCGCTGTATGATCAGAAATATGACCAGTGGAAgggcaagaggaggaagcagaggCGGGAGGCGAGGAAACGGCGGGCGGCTGGGTGGGAAACATTCATTTCAAGCAAGCCTGCACACGAGCCTTTCTTCGACGAAGACGAGAACTTTTCCCTTGGGCATGGCTCGGACGTTGACGGATCGGGCAAAGACAAGACTGTCCTGATCAGGATTTTGAACGAGAAGAAAGGTGTGTCTGCGAATTGGCACGTCAACTTTGGAGCCTTGACGGTCGATGAGGACGTTCAGAGGAGGTTTTTGATCGGAGTTGCGAGGGCCGAGAGGCAGCGCAAGCTTGCTTTTGTGAGATTGCCCATCAAGGGTGATGATCTAGGGGGATGGCTGGCGGCCAAGGGGGTCAACGGGGGGAAAGGTGGGAAAATAGCAAAGTAG